The Leucothrix mucor DSM 2157 DNA window GCGCTATCCAGCCGGTAAAGATTGTTACTCACCCTTTGTTCGCTCCCAGAGTTAAGCCCGCAACGAAATGCTTTTGCATCATGAAAAACAGCATTACGGGTGGCAATGCGGCAATCACTGAGCCTGCACTAATCAAGTGCCAGGAGGCCAGCCACTGACCACGTAAGGCGTTCAACCCCGCAGTAATCGGACGAACTTCATCGCTTTGCACCAGAATTAAGGCCCAAAAGAAATCATTCCAAACAAAGGTAAAGATTAGTACGGCCAGTGCAGCTAAAGCAGGGCGTACTAGTGGCAGAATGATATGAATGAAGATTTGCCAGTCTTTAACACCCTCAGAGCGTGCTGATTCCATTAATTCATTCGGCAGCTGCGCAATAAAGTTACGCATAAACAAGGTACAGAAGCCGGTTTGGAAGGCGACATGGAATAATACGAGTCCAATCGTCGTGTCATACAGCCCAAGGCCAATGGTCAGGTCGCGCACCGGAATCATTAGGATCTGGAATGGTACAAAGTTACCGGCAATGAAGATCGCAAACAAAAAGGTGTTGCCGCGAAACTTGTATTTAGCCAGTGCAAAGCCTGCCATGGTTGCCAGTGCAATACTGCCAATCACGGTTGGAACGGTGATTTTTAGCGTGTTTAACAGGTACTGCCACATTGGCGTTGCCTGAAAGACTTCACTGTAGTTTTCAATCATGTTCCATTCGCTGGGAATACCCCAGTAGTTACCCTGATTAATGTCTGCAATGGAGCGGACTGAGGTCAGCGCAACTGCGATTAATGGCAATAACCAGATGAGTAGTACCACCGGAACGGCAATGCGATAACTGATATTAGCGGCTTGAGAGCGATGTTTTAAAGGAGTTGGAAACATTTTAACGTTCCTCCGCACGTAACATGCGCCACAAGAAGAAGGCGATGTAAATATTCATGATCATAAACAGTACGGTGGCAATCGCCGCGCCGTAGCCCATTCTGAAGTTATTGATACTTTGCTCGTACATAAAGTACGCCAGTACCGAGCTGCTGCCGTAAGGGCCGCCGTCGGTCATGATGGCAATCAAGTCAAAGCTTCGCAGCGCACCAATCACTGTTACCACGATTGCGATAAAGGTAGCAGGGCGAAGTTGCGGGAGGATGACATACCATAACATTTTGAATCCGCTGGCATTATCAAGGCGTGCAGCTTCGATTTGCTCAGGGTTTAGGCCGTTAAGACCGGTTAGATATAGAATCATACAATAAGCGATTTGTGGCCATAAACCAGCCGCGATAATCGCGTAAGTTACTGTGTTTTCATTGGCCAGTACCGACATTGGCTCCAAACCAAAGAAGGTCATTACCTGTCCCATCAAGCCAAAACTGGGGTCGTAGAACCAGGCAAAAACTAGGCCGACAACCACTTGCGAGATAACGAATGGGAAGAAGAATAGGGATTTAGCGAGGCGGATGCCGGCAACTTCCTGATTCAAAAACAGCGCGATGGCCAATCCAATCACCGGGGCCAACATAAAGAAGACCAGCCAGAGGATGTTGTTTTTCAAGGAGGTCCAGAAATTATCATCGTCGAATAGCTCCGTGTAGTTTGCCATTCCTACCCAGGTTTTCTCGCCAAGCCCGTCCCATTCGTAAAAGCTGAGTGAAATGCTCTGGATGATCGGGTAGAGCACGTATAGCGCAAACATAACAAAGGCTGGCAGCAAAAATAGCCAGGGTGTCATGTTAACGGGTCGTTTATTCAGTGACTGACTCATCTGAAATCCTTAGAAAGTTAGCAAACTAAAAAATCGGAACATCGTTCCAAAAACAAGTATATTGATGTTTCTCGACGACTGTCAATCATTCAAAACATCTTATTTTTATTGTTTGAATTGGGGTGTTGTGTTTTTTTCAAGATAGTGGAACAATGTTCCATATGTTACTAAATCTGTAGAGTTGAAGAGATGATATGGCGAAGGTGAGCGGAGTAAAAGTAGAGAACAGTGGTTTGACCCGTGGACTTACTGTGATGTCTGCCATCGCTGATTCGCGGACACCGATGCGATTCGCAGACTTACAAACAGCACTGGATTTGCCCAAAGCAACCCTACACCGGCTGCTGGCGAGTCTACAGCTTGAGGGAATGGTGCGCTTTGATGAGGGTAACCAGACCTATCGTATAGGATACCGATTGCTGGAAATGGCTAATACAGCCTGGAAGCAGTCGGATGTTCGGGAAATTGCTCAACCACTCATGACAGAGCTAGCTGAGTTAACCAATGAGTCGGTTCAGTTGGCGGTATTGGTGGATTTAAATGCGGTGTATGTCTCTCAGGTTGAGTCCAACCAAAGCGTGCGCTACACCGTGAGCGTGGGTGATAAGTCCCCGATTTATTGTAGTGGTGTGGGTAAAGCCATGTTGGCCCACATGCCAGAACAGCAGCAGGCTGAGTTGATTGATCGCATAGAGTTTAAGCGATACACACAACAAACCATTACTTCGCCGGTTGTGCTTCAGCGACAGCTGCGGGAGGTTATAAAGCGTGGGTATGCCTTTGATACTGAAGAGCACCAGCATGGTATTCGTTGTGTGGCCGCTGCGATTGTTAATAACTCGGGCATGCCCGTAGCAGCAATTAGTGTGACAGGCCCGACGTTTCGGGTAACGGATAGTGATTTTGAGGATTGGGGGAGACGGGTAACAAAGTCAGCAGCGACTATTGCCCAACGCCTGCAGCCGGAGACAATAATGAGTGTAGAGGTTTAATAGATGGCTGACGTAACGTTAACGAAACTAGTCAAAGCATTTGGCGATGTTGAGATTATTCATGGTGTGGATCTGCAGATTCAATCCGGTGAGTTCACCGTATTTGTTGGCCCATCTGGCTGTGGTAAATCGACGCTATTGCGCTTAATTGCAGGCCTTGAAGATGTCACAACGGGTAAGATCGAAATCGGTGGCCAAGATGTCACCGAAGTAGATGCAGCCAAGCGCGGTATTGCGATGGTATTCCAATCCTATGCGCTTTATCCGCATATGACGGTTGAGCAAAACCTTGGTTTTGGTTTGAAAATGAACGGCGTTGATAAGAAAATTATCAAAGAAAAAGCCGATCATGCCGCTGGTATTTTGCAGCTTGATAAGCTGATGCAGCGCAAACCTAAAGAGTTATCCGGTGGTCAGCGCCAGCGTGTGGCGATTGGTCGTGCCATTGTTCGTAATCCAGATGTCTTCTTATTTGATGAGCCATTGTCTAATTTGGATGCTGAGTTGCGGGTTGAGATGCGCCTTGAGATCGGTAAGTTGCATCAAAAGCTGGGTAACACGATGATCTACGTGACCCATGATCAGGTTGAAGCCATGACAATGGCGGATCGAATTGTGGTACTGAAAGACGGTTATGTAGAGCAACACGGCTCTCCGCTGGAGCTTTATACGCATCCGGACAACCTATTTGTTGCGGGTTTCATTGGCTCGCCACGTATGAATTTTATTCCTGTGACCTTAGAGGCACCTGGTGCAGAAACGTCTGGCGTCAAGCTGCCGGATGGCCAAGTTATTAGTCTGAATTTCGATACTAGCGGCGCTAAAGCAGGGGATCCGCTGACGCTTGGCTTGCGCCCTGAGGACTTATCAGCTAGCGAAGGAGACTTTAACTTTGAACTTAAAGTCATTTTATCTGAACATTTGGGCGGCACCAGCTACTTATATGGTGAATACGGTCAAAACGATAACTTCGTGGTTGAACGCCCAGGTAACGATAGAACACGCTCTGGTGAGTCGGTTGCAGTCTATGCCGATGCTAAGAGTGCTTATTTGTTCGGTAGTGATGGACAAGCGTTTAAGCGTGATGTCGAAATGTAATTAGAGTTTAGCGGCTTAAAATCAATAAAAATAATCTTGTAAAGCCGCGATTCACTTGAAATGTGTTAAAAATGAGCTAATAGGATCTGGATATAGTGTCTGAACGTAAAGATACTGAGTTTCCAAGATCAGTAAAGTCAGCATGTTTTTTAGCACCGCAATGCGTAATTTTGAAGTGATTATGTTTTCCTTTTAATCAGTTTCGACCCTCGTATAGTACTTTAACCTATTGATTGTATTGGTTTTTTGAATCTAGCAACTCTCGCCTGTATGCTATATATTAGACGTGTGAACTCAGAGGCGAGCGAAGAAGTTCATATCTATACCGCGAGGGAGCGAAAGTGATTTTTACGCGTGAGGTTTTCTTGGCTTTACTCTGTTCAGTGGCATTCACCAGTGGTGGGCAGCTATTACAGAAACAAGCATCACTGAAATATGCAAATATAAAAAGCAGTAGTATTTTCAGGCGCTTATTAAGTATTGAATTTGTCGGCAGCACCGCATTTCTTGGATTAGGTCTGCTGTTCTGGATGATTGTGCTCACTAAGGTTGAACTCAGTCTGGCATATCCTCTACTTAGCATTAATTACGTACTTATTCTATTAGGTGCCCGGTATCTCTTTAAAGAGAAAATACCGTTGCAACGCTGGCTTGGTGTGTTTGTCATTCTAGTTGGGATTGGTGTTTTGCTTCGGGGCGCGATATGAGTGTCTCAGAAGATGGCAGAATTAAGCCGAGATCGTGGATAATCCTAGGTGTCGCCATCTTATTAACGGCTGTTGGTCAGCTGTTTATGAAACTCAGTACCCAGTATCTAAGCGGTTGGAGTGAGCTTTGGCAGCAGTTGACAGAGTATTCTCTAACCAGTGGTAACCAAACCGCGCTATTATGGTTCTCCCTCGGCATTCTTAGTTATTTTGTTTCGATGCTCATGTGGGTTTATGTGTTGTCGTTTCTTAAGCTGAGTAAGGCTTATCCCTTATTCAGTATCGCCTATGTCTTGGTTTACGTGGGTGCTGTGTGCTTGCCTCAATTTAATGAGACCACCAATCTTCAAAAAAATATTGGCATTCTC harbors:
- a CDS encoding carbohydrate ABC transporter permease, which encodes MFPTPLKHRSQAANISYRIAVPVVLLIWLLPLIAVALTSVRSIADINQGNYWGIPSEWNMIENYSEVFQATPMWQYLLNTLKITVPTVIGSIALATMAGFALAKYKFRGNTFLFAIFIAGNFVPFQILMIPVRDLTIGLGLYDTTIGLVLFHVAFQTGFCTLFMRNFIAQLPNELMESARSEGVKDWQIFIHIILPLVRPALAALAVLIFTFVWNDFFWALILVQSDEVRPITAGLNALRGQWLASWHLISAGSVIAALPPVMLFFMMQKHFVAGLTLGANKG
- a CDS encoding carbohydrate ABC transporter permease, translating into MSQSLNKRPVNMTPWLFLLPAFVMFALYVLYPIIQSISLSFYEWDGLGEKTWVGMANYTELFDDDNFWTSLKNNILWLVFFMLAPVIGLAIALFLNQEVAGIRLAKSLFFFPFVISQVVVGLVFAWFYDPSFGLMGQVMTFFGLEPMSVLANENTVTYAIIAAGLWPQIAYCMILYLTGLNGLNPEQIEAARLDNASGFKMLWYVILPQLRPATFIAIVVTVIGALRSFDLIAIMTDGGPYGSSSVLAYFMYEQSINNFRMGYGAAIATVLFMIMNIYIAFFLWRMLRAEER
- a CDS encoding IclR family transcriptional regulator produces the protein MAKVSGVKVENSGLTRGLTVMSAIADSRTPMRFADLQTALDLPKATLHRLLASLQLEGMVRFDEGNQTYRIGYRLLEMANTAWKQSDVREIAQPLMTELAELTNESVQLAVLVDLNAVYVSQVESNQSVRYTVSVGDKSPIYCSGVGKAMLAHMPEQQQAELIDRIEFKRYTQQTITSPVVLQRQLREVIKRGYAFDTEEHQHGIRCVAAAIVNNSGMPVAAISVTGPTFRVTDSDFEDWGRRVTKSAATIAQRLQPETIMSVEV
- a CDS encoding ABC transporter ATP-binding protein, with the translated sequence MADVTLTKLVKAFGDVEIIHGVDLQIQSGEFTVFVGPSGCGKSTLLRLIAGLEDVTTGKIEIGGQDVTEVDAAKRGIAMVFQSYALYPHMTVEQNLGFGLKMNGVDKKIIKEKADHAAGILQLDKLMQRKPKELSGGQRQRVAIGRAIVRNPDVFLFDEPLSNLDAELRVEMRLEIGKLHQKLGNTMIYVTHDQVEAMTMADRIVVLKDGYVEQHGSPLELYTHPDNLFVAGFIGSPRMNFIPVTLEAPGAETSGVKLPDGQVISLNFDTSGAKAGDPLTLGLRPEDLSASEGDFNFELKVILSEHLGGTSYLYGEYGQNDNFVVERPGNDRTRSGESVAVYADAKSAYLFGSDGQAFKRDVEM
- a CDS encoding 4-amino-4-deoxy-L-arabinose-phospho-UDP flippase subunit E, producing MIFTREVFLALLCSVAFTSGGQLLQKQASLKYANIKSSSIFRRLLSIEFVGSTAFLGLGLLFWMIVLTKVELSLAYPLLSINYVLILLGARYLFKEKIPLQRWLGVFVILVGIGVLLRGAI
- a CDS encoding 4-amino-4-deoxy-L-arabinose-phospho-UDP flippase subunit F produces the protein MSVSEDGRIKPRSWIILGVAILLTAVGQLFMKLSTQYLSGWSELWQQLTEYSLTSGNQTALLWFSLGILSYFVSMLMWVYVLSFLKLSKAYPLFSIAYVLVYVGAVCLPQFNETTNLQKNIGILIIIIGVVIVSLPSSRERVMRTSNK